TACCATAACATCATCTGCTAGTAAGTCACGGCGACAAAGTTCTGTTATCACATCTTCAATTTCCTGCTCTGCATAAGGAGGGTCCAAGAATACCAGGTCGAAAGGACCTTCCACACTGTTCAAAGCCTGTCTAGCTTCCATTGCTAGAAGCTGAAATTTATCTGCTTCCTTAGTCATTGCAATATTTTCACGGATAATGGCTTGTGCTCGTCGATCTCGCTCAACCAGAACTGCTGACTCCATGCCACGAGATATAGCCTCGATAGATAAACCACCACTGCCGGCGTACAAGTCAAGAACTCTACCACCCTCAAAATAGGGACCAATCATATTAAACATGGCTCCACGGACCTTATCCGATGTCGGTCTGGTTGTTTTTCCATCTAACGTTTTCAGTGGTCTTCCACCATAGCTTCCCGATACAATTCTCATAAGGTATATTATAGCAAAAAATGAAGCTCGTTGCTGAAA
This region of Streptococcus suis genomic DNA includes:
- the rsmD gene encoding 16S rRNA (guanine(966)-N(2))-methyltransferase RsmD, giving the protein MRIVSGSYGGRPLKTLDGKTTRPTSDKVRGAMFNMIGPYFEGGRVLDLYAGSGGLSIEAISRGMESAVLVERDRRAQAIIRENIAMTKEADKFQLLAMEARQALNSVEGPFDLVFLDPPYAEQEIEDVITELCRRDLLADDVMVVCETDKAVSLPEEIAELGIWKEKLYGISKVTVYVR